A window from Cryobacterium sp. SO1 encodes these proteins:
- a CDS encoding DUF4011 domain-containing protein: MESTELDSTLTESAIRESGLITLSLTVTPVLSYALAHNRINVVGRVGVDNRGPAVREAVLRLEVISAGDTLGTARDLLVDLAAERTATFTDVSLTVDPAAMLLINEQRPAEIRARLLVDGAVVAATGEPILLLAAQQWIAQPVDLALEMLSAQVLPNHPEIAVLLGEAAAALAARTGSAAMPGYQSGPDRVDQVVEAVFVAMRARGIRYATPPASWADDGQTVRTPGEVLGTAADGVRSDGVASGGVASGGVGTCLDTVIVMAAALEQAGLHPLLWVVAGHAFLGYWREEETLGAPALTDVAEVINLIDLDLIRLVETTQVTDRGAGTPVTFAHAQRSPYLEWLANLETVIGVVDVVQARRTHILPLPARTVTGDGTVIVTEYRPDAGTADAPAGVVPAAADTGAHPAPGTHSPTAETESTDPPSTARATPPRISQWKNALLDLSLRNRLINFTERGALALTVPDRRLAEVEDLVTGGTGLTLLPADRMSTTDKERGIRFGRDLPVDQLAAVLADKKAVYADVTDTAYATKLRALAYKARTVVQETGANNLYLAFGSLVWTVNDRELRSPLVLVPVLLEPAGRGGDYRVRLDESGASTPNYCLLEKLRQQHGLTIEGLANPAGDAAGVNAAGADAAGIDLAAAFRATREALLAAGLPYRVEETLDLSILQFAKFRLWKDLDENWQTLAGNSLVNHLVHTPTQPFVDPVALPESADLDALGAECPVPGDSSQLAAVAEAIAERTFVLEGPPGTGKSQTITNLLTRAVYEGKKVLFVAEKRAALQVVQARLNEVGMGPFALDLHDKASKPAAVRAQIRQALEHEVSVDGQGLKNDLDVLGTARRGLARYTDRLHEQNSAGLSFYSARTAQLAADDDVRPLPVPAGLPARLTADELAELRRMLRDLPDVTDPARPRPQHPWAFITTPPAAPLDLATVTRAALELDDALAALPRADETAGPDAAPAHVVAAGVVAAAASPTELVTLSSLAAADRVPLATLDGTRSPGWVAAALAAEQVTAAFAQAEHPALRVLEPGALRLEAASLHRDAQAADASGFFGRRSRRKAVLARLAAELRPGAKLPLGSLATVTGQLADSQAQLQALRDRVRAVDGVSIADDWNPLLVAAGAVTGQSGRDELAARLAWLRWAGGVVAAEHRDLGNDFVAALRDYLHAGTEPDAALSAALGRALLALQAVMTATGAGPAAVAGWAADGGLVAVWSRGRDERDVQAPGLPTLTRWVALLDHLEPLTRLGLTAAHTAVLRGEVDADDAGLAFEKGLAIASVAERGAATTLDQFDAAAQNRSITRFTTASGAVRRHLPTFIPYSVLRRRTIGAGDGATGNADATARLGLLKRQVDRQRGGLGVRELMHEFGDLITDILPCMLMSPESVARFFPAQADLFDIVVFDEASQVRVSDAVGAMGRARSVVVVGDSKQMPPTSFAESTIGSGEEHGDSLEFVRDEESILSECVQAQVPSKWLSWHYRSQDESLIAFSNRAYYRDRLSSFPAPHHGVDGSAADAASAGSSGYGVSLRRVDGQFLRSGTGKTLRTNPVEAQAIVAEIVARFAADPEGVPSIGVITFNVQQRALIEGSLRDSGDDRIVHALESETDGLFVKNLENVQGDERDTILFSTAFSADASGRLPLNFGPLNLPGGERRLNVAITRARRQVIVFSSFDPADLRAEETISAGVKDLRAYLDLAAGGAAGLASPLRQSGSLDRHREQIAEALRERGYAVQTDVGLSDFRVELSVATAGAPGHPVMAVLLDGPTWAARRTVSDRDGLPVEVLSRLMGWPAVERVWLPEWLGDQVAVLDRLAERLDALDAARQAHEAAALP; encoded by the coding sequence ATGGAATCGACCGAACTGGATTCGACACTCACAGAGTCAGCCATCCGCGAATCCGGTCTCATCACGCTGTCGCTGACCGTGACGCCGGTGCTCAGCTACGCCCTGGCGCACAACCGCATCAACGTGGTCGGCCGGGTGGGCGTCGACAACCGCGGGCCCGCCGTGCGGGAGGCCGTGCTGCGGCTCGAGGTGATCAGCGCGGGCGACACCCTCGGTACCGCCCGCGATCTGCTCGTCGACCTCGCCGCCGAACGCACCGCGACGTTCACGGATGTCTCCCTCACCGTCGACCCCGCCGCCATGCTGCTCATCAACGAGCAGCGTCCGGCCGAGATCCGGGCCAGACTGCTCGTCGACGGCGCCGTCGTGGCCGCGACCGGCGAGCCCATCCTGCTGCTCGCCGCCCAGCAGTGGATCGCCCAGCCGGTGGACCTGGCACTGGAAATGCTCTCGGCGCAGGTGCTGCCCAACCACCCCGAGATCGCCGTCCTGCTGGGCGAGGCCGCCGCCGCACTGGCGGCCCGCACCGGCTCGGCGGCGATGCCCGGCTACCAGTCCGGCCCCGACCGCGTCGACCAGGTGGTCGAGGCGGTGTTCGTGGCCATGCGTGCCCGCGGCATCCGTTATGCCACCCCGCCGGCCAGCTGGGCCGACGACGGCCAGACGGTGCGCACCCCCGGCGAGGTGCTGGGCACCGCGGCGGACGGGGTCAGATCGGACGGGGTCGCCTCCGGCGGGGTCGCCTCCGGCGGGGTCGGCACCTGCCTAGACACCGTTATCGTGATGGCCGCCGCGCTTGAGCAGGCCGGCCTGCATCCGCTGCTCTGGGTGGTCGCCGGGCACGCGTTCCTCGGTTACTGGCGCGAGGAGGAGACCCTCGGCGCTCCCGCGCTCACCGACGTGGCCGAGGTGATCAACCTGATCGACCTCGACCTGATCCGGCTCGTCGAGACCACCCAGGTCACCGACCGCGGGGCCGGCACCCCGGTCACCTTCGCGCATGCCCAGCGCTCCCCCTACCTGGAGTGGCTCGCTAACCTCGAGACCGTGATCGGCGTCGTCGACGTGGTGCAGGCGCGGCGCACCCACATCCTGCCGCTGCCGGCGCGCACCGTGACCGGCGACGGCACCGTGATCGTCACCGAGTACCGGCCGGATGCCGGCACCGCGGATGCGCCGGCGGGCGTCGTTCCCGCTGCTGCCGACACCGGCGCGCATCCCGCCCCTGGCACGCACTCGCCGACCGCGGAGACCGAGAGCACCGACCCCCCGAGCACGGCCCGGGCCACCCCGCCGCGGATCAGCCAGTGGAAGAACGCCCTGCTCGATCTGAGCCTGCGCAACCGGCTGATCAACTTCACCGAGCGCGGCGCCCTGGCCCTGACCGTGCCCGACCGGCGACTGGCCGAGGTGGAGGACCTCGTCACCGGCGGCACCGGACTGACCCTGCTGCCCGCCGACCGCATGTCGACGACCGACAAGGAACGCGGCATCCGGTTCGGCCGGGACCTGCCCGTGGACCAGCTCGCGGCCGTGCTGGCCGACAAGAAGGCCGTCTACGCCGATGTGACCGACACCGCCTATGCCACCAAGTTGCGCGCCCTGGCCTACAAGGCCCGCACCGTGGTGCAGGAGACCGGCGCCAACAACCTCTACTTGGCCTTCGGCTCGCTGGTCTGGACCGTGAACGACCGGGAGCTCCGCAGCCCCCTGGTGCTGGTTCCGGTGCTGCTGGAGCCGGCCGGCCGCGGCGGCGACTACCGGGTGCGGCTCGACGAGTCCGGTGCCTCCACCCCCAACTACTGCCTTCTCGAAAAGCTGCGGCAGCAGCACGGGCTCACGATCGAGGGGCTGGCCAACCCGGCCGGCGACGCCGCGGGAGTCAACGCCGCGGGCGCCGACGCGGCCGGCATCGACCTGGCCGCCGCGTTCCGCGCCACCCGCGAGGCACTCCTGGCGGCCGGGTTGCCGTACCGGGTCGAGGAGACCCTGGACCTGTCGATCCTGCAGTTCGCGAAGTTCCGGCTCTGGAAGGACCTCGACGAGAACTGGCAGACCCTGGCCGGGAACTCCCTGGTGAACCACCTCGTGCACACCCCGACGCAACCGTTCGTGGACCCGGTGGCCCTGCCGGAGTCGGCCGACCTCGACGCGCTCGGCGCCGAGTGCCCGGTGCCCGGCGACTCCTCTCAGCTGGCCGCCGTGGCCGAGGCGATCGCCGAGCGCACCTTCGTGCTCGAGGGCCCGCCAGGCACCGGCAAGTCCCAGACCATCACCAATCTGCTCACCCGCGCCGTCTACGAGGGCAAGAAGGTGCTCTTCGTCGCGGAGAAACGCGCGGCACTGCAGGTGGTGCAGGCCCGGCTGAACGAGGTGGGCATGGGCCCGTTCGCCCTCGACCTGCACGACAAGGCCAGCAAGCCCGCCGCCGTGCGGGCGCAGATCCGGCAGGCCCTCGAACACGAGGTGTCCGTGGACGGCCAGGGCCTGAAGAACGACCTCGACGTGCTCGGCACCGCCCGGCGCGGCCTGGCCCGGTACACCGACCGGCTGCACGAACAGAACAGCGCGGGCCTGTCGTTCTACTCCGCCCGCACCGCACAACTCGCCGCCGACGACGACGTGCGCCCCCTGCCGGTGCCGGCCGGCCTGCCCGCGCGCCTCACGGCCGACGAGCTGGCCGAGCTGCGGCGGATGCTGCGGGACCTGCCCGACGTGACCGATCCGGCCCGGCCGCGGCCGCAGCATCCGTGGGCGTTCATCACCACACCGCCGGCCGCACCGCTCGACCTCGCCACGGTCACCCGCGCCGCGCTGGAGCTGGACGACGCGCTGGCCGCGCTGCCCCGCGCCGACGAGACGGCCGGACCGGACGCCGCTCCCGCACACGTCGTGGCCGCCGGGGTCGTGGCCGCGGCGGCGAGCCCCACCGAGCTCGTCACGCTGAGCAGCCTCGCCGCCGCGGACCGGGTCCCGTTGGCCACCCTCGACGGCACCCGCTCCCCCGGCTGGGTGGCGGCCGCCCTGGCGGCCGAACAGGTCACGGCCGCCTTCGCACAGGCCGAGCACCCGGCGTTGAGAGTACTCGAGCCCGGTGCGCTGCGCCTCGAGGCCGCGTCGCTGCACCGTGACGCCCAGGCGGCGGATGCCTCCGGCTTCTTCGGCCGTCGCAGCCGCCGGAAGGCGGTGCTCGCCCGCCTGGCCGCCGAGCTGCGGCCGGGGGCCAAGCTGCCGCTGGGCTCGCTCGCCACCGTCACCGGTCAGCTCGCCGACAGCCAGGCGCAGCTGCAGGCCCTGCGCGACCGGGTACGCGCCGTCGACGGCGTGAGCATCGCGGATGACTGGAACCCCCTGCTCGTCGCAGCCGGCGCGGTCACCGGGCAGAGCGGCCGCGATGAGCTCGCCGCCCGCCTTGCCTGGCTGCGCTGGGCCGGCGGCGTCGTCGCCGCCGAGCACCGCGACCTCGGCAACGACTTCGTGGCCGCCCTGCGCGACTACCTCCACGCCGGCACCGAACCGGATGCCGCTCTCTCCGCCGCGCTCGGCCGCGCCCTGCTGGCCCTGCAGGCCGTGATGACGGCCACCGGTGCCGGGCCGGCCGCCGTCGCCGGCTGGGCCGCGGACGGCGGCCTGGTCGCGGTGTGGTCCCGCGGCCGCGACGAACGTGACGTGCAGGCGCCCGGCCTGCCCACCCTCACCCGGTGGGTCGCCCTGCTCGACCACCTCGAGCCGCTGACCCGGCTCGGGCTCACGGCCGCGCACACGGCGGTGCTCCGCGGCGAGGTCGACGCCGACGACGCCGGTCTGGCGTTCGAGAAGGGCCTCGCCATCGCATCCGTCGCCGAACGCGGCGCGGCCACCACGCTGGACCAGTTCGACGCCGCCGCCCAGAACCGGTCGATCACCCGCTTCACCACCGCGTCCGGTGCGGTGCGCCGGCACCTGCCCACCTTCATCCCGTACAGCGTGCTGCGCCGGCGCACCATCGGAGCCGGCGACGGAGCAACCGGGAACGCCGATGCGACGGCCCGCCTCGGCCTGCTCAAGCGTCAGGTCGACCGGCAGCGCGGCGGCCTGGGGGTGCGCGAGCTCATGCACGAGTTCGGCGACCTGATCACCGACATCCTGCCGTGCATGCTGATGAGCCCAGAGTCGGTGGCCAGGTTCTTCCCTGCCCAGGCCGACCTGTTCGACATCGTGGTCTTCGACGAGGCCTCCCAGGTGCGGGTGTCCGACGCCGTCGGCGCGATGGGGCGGGCCCGTTCGGTGGTGGTCGTCGGCGACAGCAAGCAGATGCCGCCCACCTCGTTCGCGGAATCCACCATCGGCTCGGGCGAGGAGCACGGCGACTCCCTCGAGTTCGTGCGCGACGAGGAGTCGATCCTGTCCGAGTGCGTGCAGGCCCAGGTGCCGAGCAAGTGGCTGTCGTGGCACTACCGCAGCCAGGACGAGTCGTTGATCGCGTTCAGCAACCGGGCGTACTACCGCGACCGGTTGTCGTCGTTCCCGGCCCCGCACCACGGCGTCGATGGCTCCGCCGCGGACGCCGCGTCCGCCGGCTCATCGGGCTACGGCGTCAGCCTCCGCCGGGTCGACGGCCAGTTCCTCCGCAGCGGCACGGGCAAGACCCTGCGCACCAATCCGGTCGAGGCCCAGGCCATCGTGGCCGAGATCGTCGCCAGGTTCGCCGCCGACCCCGAGGGGGTGCCGTCGATCGGTGTGATCACCTTCAACGTGCAGCAGCGGGCGCTCATCGAGGGGAGCCTGCGCGACAGCGGCGACGACCGCATCGTGCACGCGCTGGAGAGCGAGACCGACGGCCTGTTCGTGAAGAACCTCGAGAACGTGCAGGGCGACGAACGCGACACCATTCTGTTCTCCACGGCGTTCAGCGCGGATGCGTCCGGCCGGCTGCCGTTGAACTTCGGCCCGCTCAACCTGCCCGGCGGCGAGCGCCGCCTGAACGTGGCGATCACCCGGGCCCGGCGCCAGGTGATCGTGTTCAGCAGCTTCGACCCCGCGGACCTGCGCGCCGAGGAGACCATCTCCGCCGGGGTGAAGGACCTGCGCGCCTACCTGGACCTCGCAGCGGGCGGCGCCGCCGGGCTCGCCAGCCCGCTGCGCCAGTCGGGGTCGCTGGACCGGCACCGGGAGCAGATCGCCGAGGCGCTGCGCGAACGCGGCTACGCGGTGCAGACGGATGTGGGCCTGTCCGACTTCCGGGTGGAGCTCAGCGTGGCGACGGCCGGGGCGCCCGGGCATCCGGTGATGGCGGTGCTGCTGGACGGCCCCACCTGGGCCGCCCGCCGCACC
- the rpsO gene encoding 30S ribosomal protein S15, which produces MALEANAKKAIIEKYATHPGDTGSPEVQIAMLTQRILDLTEHLKEHKHDHHSRRGLLLLVGQRRRLLGYLSDVDINRYRSLIERLGLRR; this is translated from the coding sequence ATGGCACTCGAAGCTAATGCTAAGAAGGCGATCATCGAAAAGTACGCTACCCACCCAGGCGACACGGGTTCCCCCGAAGTCCAGATTGCAATGCTCACGCAGCGCATTCTCGACCTCACGGAGCACCTCAAAGAGCACAAGCACGACCACCACTCGCGTCGTGGCCTGCTCCTCCTGGTTGGTCAGCGTCGCCGTCTGCTCGGCTACCTGTCCGACGTGGACATCAACCGTTACCGCTCGCTCATCGAGCGTCTCGGCCTGCGCCGCTAG
- a CDS encoding fructosamine kinase family protein — MNDFAGDPRGFDKRRHGAPSGFFEAEAAGLVWLAVTGGVRTAQVIDLEPGHIVLETVDEVPPSRAAARAFGAELSVTHSAGAAAFGAPPNNWSGPLFIGNRSLPSAYEDTWGAFYARYRVLPYLDIALDAGGITARQAEAVHAACGRIEAGDFDDGAPPARLHGDLWTGNVLWSADGVVLIDPAAHGGHRETDLAMLALFGCPYLEEITAGYESATPLRAGWRARTPLHQLHPLAVHAAGHGAAYGRALEQAAEAVLELPSAR; from the coding sequence ATGAACGACTTCGCCGGCGACCCTCGGGGGTTCGACAAGAGGCGGCACGGCGCACCGTCCGGGTTCTTCGAGGCCGAGGCGGCCGGCCTGGTCTGGCTCGCGGTGACCGGCGGAGTGCGCACGGCACAGGTGATCGACCTCGAGCCTGGACACATCGTGCTCGAAACCGTCGACGAGGTGCCGCCCAGCCGGGCTGCCGCCCGCGCCTTCGGCGCCGAACTATCGGTGACCCACTCCGCCGGTGCCGCAGCGTTCGGTGCCCCGCCGAACAACTGGAGCGGCCCGCTGTTCATCGGTAACCGCAGCCTGCCCTCCGCCTACGAAGATACCTGGGGCGCCTTCTACGCCCGGTACCGGGTGCTGCCGTACCTGGACATCGCCCTCGACGCTGGCGGTATCACGGCCAGGCAGGCCGAGGCCGTGCACGCGGCCTGCGGCCGCATCGAGGCGGGCGACTTCGACGACGGCGCGCCGCCCGCCCGGCTGCACGGCGACCTCTGGACCGGCAATGTGCTCTGGTCCGCCGACGGGGTGGTACTCATCGACCCGGCCGCGCACGGCGGCCACCGCGAAACCGACCTGGCGATGCTGGCTCTGTTCGGCTGCCCGTACCTCGAGGAGATCACCGCCGGCTACGAGTCGGCGACGCCGCTGCGGGCCGGCTGGCGGGCGCGGACGCCGCTGCACCAGCTGCATCCGCTCGCCGTGCACGCGGCCGGGCACGGCGCCGCCTACGGCCGGGCGCTCGAGCAGGCCGCCGAGGCGGTGCTCGAACTGCCCAGCGCCCGGTAA
- a CDS encoding type 1 glutamine amidotransferase domain-containing protein, giving the protein MTTTELTGKRIAFLLTDGYEDSELSSPWQAVTDVGATAVLVSPATESVTGKKGHSQYVDLAVADAKAADFDALVLPGGVVNADHLRMDVDAIAFTRDFFAAHKPVSAICHAAWILIEAGVIEGRTLTSYPSLKTDLQNAGAHWVDEEVVVDQGLVSSRTPADLPAFNAKVIEEVQEGAHAGQTT; this is encoded by the coding sequence ATGACGACCACCGAACTCACCGGCAAGCGCATCGCGTTCCTGCTCACCGACGGCTACGAGGACAGCGAGCTGAGCAGCCCCTGGCAGGCCGTGACGGATGTCGGCGCCACCGCCGTGCTCGTCTCCCCCGCTACCGAGAGCGTCACCGGCAAGAAGGGGCACTCGCAGTACGTGGACCTGGCGGTGGCCGACGCCAAGGCCGCGGACTTCGACGCCCTGGTGCTGCCCGGCGGCGTGGTGAACGCCGACCACCTGCGGATGGACGTGGACGCAATCGCCTTCACCCGGGACTTCTTCGCCGCGCACAAGCCGGTCTCGGCCATTTGCCATGCCGCCTGGATCCTTATCGAGGCCGGTGTGATCGAGGGGCGCACCCTCACGTCGTATCCGAGCCTGAAGACCGATCTGCAGAACGCCGGCGCCCACTGGGTCGACGAGGAGGTCGTGGTGGACCAGGGCCTGGTCTCCAGTCGAACCCCGGCCGATCTGCCGGCCTTCAACGCCAAGGTGATCGAAGAGGTGCAGGAAGGCGCCCACGCCGGGCAGACTACCTAA
- a CDS encoding amino acid permease codes for MSLWRTKSIESSIADSLEKGHSLKRTLGTWDLMVMGVAVAVGAGIFSVGAKAAGSYAGPSVTLAFVLAAVTCALAIMCYAEFASAVPVAGSAYTFTYATLGELLAWIIGWDLILEMLTAAAVIAKYWGIYLSDVFELWDWDIPDTINVLGLNVSWGAFVIVAIFTTLLVLGTQLSARVASVFTIVKVAIVLFVIVVGAFFINPANYSPFIPESVPTTDGVGSDVWTQSLFSFMTGAAPAQYGIFGLLAGASLVFFAFIGFDVVATSAEEVKNPQKTLPRGIFAGLAIVTVLYVGVSLVLTGMVPYTVLADDPDASLATAFVAVGAGWAAQVISIGILAGLTTVIMVLLLGLSRVLFAMSRDGLLPRWLSVTSEKRRTPVRIQIITGATVALIAGLTDVGVLEEMINIGTLSAFVLVSIAVVVLRKKRPDLKRAFKVPLSPFLPILSAVLCFWLMLNLTTLTWARFAIWLALGFIVYFAYGRRHSLVGINAKLIVDATRREEIEREERALRSE; via the coding sequence ATGAGTCTCTGGCGCACCAAGAGCATCGAATCGTCGATAGCTGATTCCCTGGAAAAGGGGCACAGCCTCAAACGCACCCTCGGAACCTGGGACCTGATGGTCATGGGCGTGGCGGTCGCCGTGGGCGCCGGCATCTTCTCGGTGGGTGCCAAGGCCGCCGGCAGCTACGCCGGCCCATCCGTGACGCTCGCCTTTGTGCTTGCCGCCGTCACCTGCGCCCTCGCGATCATGTGTTACGCCGAGTTCGCCTCCGCGGTTCCCGTCGCCGGCTCCGCCTACACCTTCACCTACGCCACGCTGGGCGAGCTGCTGGCCTGGATCATCGGCTGGGACCTGATCCTGGAAATGCTCACCGCTGCGGCCGTGATCGCCAAGTACTGGGGCATTTACCTCAGCGACGTCTTCGAACTCTGGGACTGGGACATCCCGGACACCATCAACGTGCTCGGCCTCAACGTGAGCTGGGGCGCCTTCGTGATCGTCGCCATCTTCACCACCTTGTTGGTGCTGGGCACCCAGCTCTCCGCCCGGGTCGCCAGCGTGTTCACCATCGTCAAGGTGGCGATCGTGCTCTTCGTGATCGTCGTGGGCGCGTTCTTCATCAACCCGGCCAACTACTCGCCCTTCATCCCCGAGTCCGTGCCCACCACGGATGGTGTGGGCAGCGACGTCTGGACCCAGTCGCTGTTCTCCTTCATGACCGGTGCCGCACCCGCCCAGTACGGAATCTTCGGCCTGCTCGCCGGTGCCTCGCTGGTGTTCTTCGCCTTCATCGGCTTCGACGTGGTGGCCACCAGCGCCGAAGAGGTCAAGAACCCGCAGAAGACCCTGCCGCGCGGCATCTTCGCCGGCCTGGCCATCGTGACGGTGCTCTACGTGGGTGTCAGCCTGGTGCTCACCGGCATGGTGCCGTACACCGTGCTCGCCGACGACCCCGACGCCTCGCTGGCCACGGCGTTCGTCGCCGTTGGCGCCGGATGGGCCGCCCAGGTCATCTCCATCGGCATCCTCGCCGGCCTCACCACGGTGATCATGGTGCTGCTGCTCGGCCTCTCCCGGGTGCTGTTCGCCATGAGCCGGGACGGCCTGCTGCCCCGCTGGCTCAGCGTCACCTCGGAGAAGCGCCGCACGCCGGTGCGCATCCAGATCATCACCGGTGCAACGGTCGCGCTGATCGCCGGCCTCACCGACGTGGGCGTGCTCGAAGAAATGATCAACATCGGCACGCTGTCGGCGTTCGTGCTCGTGAGCATCGCCGTGGTCGTGCTGCGCAAGAAGCGCCCCGACCTCAAGCGTGCGTTCAAGGTGCCGCTCTCGCCGTTCCTGCCGATCCTCTCGGCCGTGCTCTGCTTCTGGCTGATGCTGAACCTCACCACCCTCACCTGGGCGCGGTTCGCGATCTGGTTGGCGCTCGGCTTCATCGTGTACTTCGCCTACGGTCGCCGGCACTCCCTGGTGGGCATCAACGCCAAGCTCATCGTGGACGCCACCCGTCGCGAGGAGATCGAACGCGAGGAACGCGCCCTCCGCAGCGAGTAG
- a CDS encoding alpha-glucosidase yields MTSLDSGTANDPAAAQPDGTPTPAAAAPWWTTAVVYQVYPRSFADSNGDGIGDLGGVRGKLDYLAELGVDAIWLSPVYPSPQHDNGYDIRDYQDIDPVFGSLAEFDLLLAEAHERGIKIVMDLVVNHTSDEHPWFVESRSSIDNPKRDWYWWRQPGATGAEPNGWGSAFSGPAWTLDETTGEYYLHLFATQQPDLNWENPEVRGAVYTMMNWWLDRGVDGFRMDVINFIAKQVELVSGPAAATDGGSPMGAQIHDYLQEMHAAVFAGRTGEHLTVGEMPGVSIDDAVLFTDAARAEVDMIFQFEHVSLDQGTHKFDPLPRSLVLLKRSLARWQDGLAATGWNSLYLNNHDQPRLVSRFGNDASWRYESATLWALVLHLHRGTPYIYQGEEIGMTNVTFDSIEHYRDIESLNHYREAVEQFDRSPASVLAGVHAMGRDNARTPMQWDGSTNAGFSTGTPWLAVNPNYPVINAAADRASARSVFAFYQRLIALRHSDEVVALGAFALIEPDHEQLYAFTRSLNSQTLLVLANVSDEPLTVQGAWLPDDISGAELLLGNYPGDGAAALRPWEARLYRL; encoded by the coding sequence GTGACCAGTCTCGACAGCGGCACCGCCAACGATCCCGCCGCGGCCCAGCCGGACGGCACTCCCACGCCGGCCGCGGCCGCGCCGTGGTGGACCACGGCCGTGGTCTACCAGGTCTACCCGCGCAGCTTCGCGGACTCGAACGGCGACGGCATCGGCGACCTCGGCGGGGTGCGCGGCAAGCTCGACTATCTCGCCGAGCTCGGCGTCGATGCGATCTGGCTCTCGCCGGTGTACCCGTCCCCGCAGCACGACAACGGCTACGACATCCGCGACTACCAGGACATCGACCCGGTGTTCGGGAGCCTGGCCGAATTCGACCTGCTGCTGGCCGAGGCCCACGAGCGCGGCATCAAGATCGTGATGGACCTGGTGGTGAACCACACCAGCGACGAGCATCCGTGGTTCGTCGAGTCGCGCTCGTCGATCGACAACCCCAAGCGGGACTGGTACTGGTGGCGGCAGCCCGGCGCGACCGGCGCCGAGCCGAACGGCTGGGGCAGCGCGTTCAGCGGCCCCGCCTGGACCCTGGACGAGACGACGGGTGAGTACTACCTGCACCTGTTCGCCACCCAGCAGCCCGACCTCAACTGGGAGAACCCCGAGGTGCGAGGCGCCGTCTACACGATGATGAACTGGTGGCTGGACCGCGGCGTCGACGGGTTCCGGATGGATGTGATCAACTTCATCGCCAAGCAGGTCGAGCTGGTCAGCGGGCCGGCCGCGGCCACCGATGGCGGCTCCCCGATGGGCGCGCAGATCCACGATTACCTGCAGGAGATGCACGCGGCCGTGTTCGCCGGCCGCACCGGCGAGCACCTCACCGTGGGCGAGATGCCGGGCGTCAGCATCGACGACGCCGTGCTGTTCACGGATGCCGCGCGCGCCGAGGTCGACATGATCTTCCAGTTCGAGCACGTCTCCCTCGACCAGGGCACCCACAAGTTCGACCCGCTGCCGCGCAGTTTGGTACTTCTCAAGCGCAGCCTCGCGCGCTGGCAGGATGGCCTGGCCGCCACCGGCTGGAACAGCCTGTACCTGAACAACCACGACCAACCCCGGCTCGTGTCGAGGTTCGGCAACGACGCCTCGTGGCGCTACGAGTCGGCCACGCTCTGGGCGCTGGTGCTGCACCTGCACCGCGGCACGCCCTACATCTACCAGGGCGAAGAGATCGGTATGACGAACGTGACGTTCGACAGCATCGAGCACTACCGCGATATCGAGTCGCTCAACCACTACCGCGAGGCCGTGGAGCAGTTCGACCGGTCGCCGGCGAGCGTGCTGGCCGGCGTGCACGCCATGGGCAGGGACAACGCCCGCACGCCCATGCAGTGGGACGGTTCGACCAACGCCGGCTTCAGCACCGGCACCCCCTGGCTGGCGGTGAACCCGAACTATCCCGTCATCAACGCGGCGGCCGACCGGGCATCCGCGCGGAGTGTGTTCGCCTTCTACCAGCGCTTGATCGCGCTGCGGCACAGCGACGAGGTGGTGGCCCTCGGCGCGTTCGCGCTGATCGAACCCGATCACGAGCAGCTGTACGCGTTCACCCGCAGCCTGAACTCCCAGACGCTGCTGGTGCTGGCCAATGTCTCGGATGAGCCGCTGACGGTTCAGGGTGCCTGGTTGCCCGACGACATCTCCGGCGCCGAGCTGTTGCTGGGCAACTACCCCGGCGACGGTGCCGCGGCCCTCCGCCCCTGGGAGGCCCGGCTCTACCGCCTCTAG